Proteins from a genomic interval of Bradyrhizobium sp. CCGB01:
- a CDS encoding HlyD family secretion protein, whose product MTVHTAPSAATQTAIPATALEGVLPAAPTGVRRQKLNLRKLLLMGAALVALAGASWYGYDYWTVGQYLVSTDDAYVKADNTTIAPKVSGYLDRVMVGDNEHVKTGQVLARIDDRDFRVALDQARADVAAANATVTSKEAQLDVQQAVIAAAKATIDVDTAAKTFASQENKRYSDLAATGYGSVQNAQQAQARNAGADAAIARDNANLASALKQIDLLKAEILQARAAAARAAALQRQAELNLGYTTIVSPIDGVVGNRSLRIGQFVQAGTQLMAIVPTDGAYVVANFKETQLTHVQPGQTVDIEVDTFPGQVVHGHVDSIAPASGQEFALLPPDNATGNFTKVVQRIPVKIALDAAHGPAIALRPGMSVIPTIATRSTAPAANAADAPNAKPKAKLVSGGSCHVKQPLTFDASNIGRDV is encoded by the coding sequence ATGACCGTCCACACCGCCCCATCTGCTGCCACCCAAACCGCCATTCCCGCGACCGCGCTGGAGGGCGTCCTGCCCGCCGCGCCGACCGGCGTGCGCCGGCAAAAGCTCAACCTTCGCAAGCTATTGCTGATGGGTGCGGCGCTCGTCGCACTGGCCGGTGCAAGCTGGTACGGCTACGACTACTGGACTGTCGGGCAGTACCTCGTCTCCACCGATGACGCCTATGTGAAGGCCGACAACACGACGATCGCGCCGAAGGTCAGCGGCTATCTCGACCGCGTCATGGTCGGCGATAACGAGCATGTGAAGACCGGCCAGGTGCTGGCCAGGATCGACGATCGCGACTTCCGCGTCGCGCTCGACCAGGCCAGGGCCGACGTCGCCGCCGCGAATGCGACGGTGACGAGCAAGGAAGCGCAGCTCGACGTTCAGCAGGCGGTGATCGCGGCCGCAAAGGCGACCATCGATGTCGACACGGCCGCGAAGACCTTCGCAAGCCAGGAAAACAAGCGCTACAGCGACCTCGCCGCGACGGGCTACGGCAGCGTGCAGAATGCGCAGCAGGCGCAGGCGCGCAACGCCGGCGCCGACGCCGCAATCGCGCGCGACAACGCCAACCTCGCCTCTGCGTTGAAGCAGATCGACCTCTTGAAGGCCGAGATCTTGCAGGCCAGGGCCGCCGCCGCGCGCGCGGCCGCACTCCAGCGTCAGGCCGAGCTCAATCTCGGCTACACCACGATCGTCTCCCCGATCGACGGCGTGGTCGGCAACCGCTCCTTGCGTATCGGCCAGTTCGTGCAGGCAGGAACGCAGCTGATGGCGATCGTGCCGACTGACGGCGCCTATGTCGTCGCCAATTTCAAGGAGACGCAGCTCACCCACGTGCAGCCGGGCCAGACCGTCGATATCGAGGTCGACACCTTCCCGGGCCAGGTGGTTCACGGGCACGTCGATTCCATCGCGCCGGCCAGCGGCCAGGAGTTCGCGCTGCTGCCGCCGGATAATGCCACCGGCAATTTCACCAAGGTGGTGCAGCGCATCCCGGTCAAGATCGCGCTCGACGCCGCGCATGGACCCGCAATCGCGCTGCGGCCCGGCATGTCCGTGATCCCGACCATTGCCACACGTTCGACCGCGCCGGCCGCGAATGCGGCCGACGCACCCAATGCAAAGCCCAAGGCAAAGCTCGTTTCCGGAGGGTCGTGCCATGTCAAACAGCCTCTCACTTTCGACGCCAGCAACATCGGCCGCGACGTCTGA
- a CDS encoding MDR family MFS transporter — translation MSNSLSLSTPATSAATSDRPVADPNSASAAVWIAVLAAMIGSFMAILNIQITNASLANIEGGIGTGADNGSWISTSYLIGEIIVIPLTDYLSRVFSFRRYMLASATLFAAFSVACAFTHDLPSMIAMRGLQGFAGGVLIPMAFTLVLTKLPKPQQPVGLAIFALSVTFAPAIGPTIGGYLTENYGWRTIFFVNVIPTAVMVAALYLTLERQKMQLGLLREGDWAGIVTMAIGLSALQAVLEEGNKDDWFSSPFIVKLAIIAAVSLTLFVAIELSIEKPLIRLRLLTQRNFGFGTVAMTMVGFALFGSVYILPAYLGQAQGYNAEQIGNVLAWTGLPQLVLIPLIPKLMQRFDTRYIAITGLLIFAYSCFMNTAMSPDYAGDQLWIPNIVRAVGQAMVLTPLTSVLTGGIAPQDAAAASGISNMFRNLGGAIGTATLATIITKREQFHSNIIGQSVTLGREEVRARIAQMTNYFMAHGVPDPNAAREQAIIALGKTVKRQALVMGYSDAFAVIGVVLVIAAIAVLLTRRVKAAGGPAH, via the coding sequence ATGTCAAACAGCCTCTCACTTTCGACGCCAGCAACATCGGCCGCGACGTCTGATCGACCCGTCGCGGATCCCAACAGCGCGAGCGCCGCGGTCTGGATTGCCGTACTGGCCGCCATGATCGGCTCGTTCATGGCGATCCTGAACATACAGATCACCAACGCGTCGCTGGCCAACATCGAGGGCGGCATCGGCACCGGTGCCGACAACGGCTCTTGGATCTCGACGTCGTATCTGATCGGCGAGATCATCGTGATCCCGCTGACCGATTACCTCAGCCGCGTGTTCTCGTTCCGCCGCTACATGCTGGCGAGCGCGACGCTGTTCGCGGCGTTCTCGGTCGCCTGCGCCTTCACGCATGACCTGCCCTCGATGATCGCGATGCGCGGCCTGCAAGGCTTTGCCGGTGGCGTGCTGATCCCGATGGCGTTCACGCTGGTGCTGACCAAGCTGCCGAAGCCGCAGCAGCCAGTGGGGCTCGCGATCTTCGCGCTGTCCGTCACCTTTGCCCCCGCGATCGGTCCGACCATCGGCGGCTACCTCACGGAAAACTATGGCTGGCGTACCATCTTCTTCGTCAACGTCATCCCGACCGCGGTGATGGTGGCCGCGCTCTATCTGACGCTGGAGCGGCAGAAGATGCAGCTTGGCCTGTTGAGGGAAGGCGACTGGGCCGGCATTGTTACCATGGCGATCGGGCTGTCCGCGCTGCAGGCCGTGCTCGAGGAAGGCAACAAGGACGACTGGTTCTCCTCGCCCTTCATCGTCAAGCTCGCTATCATCGCGGCCGTCAGCCTCACGCTGTTCGTCGCGATCGAGCTGTCGATCGAGAAGCCGCTGATCCGGCTGCGTCTGCTGACGCAGCGCAATTTCGGCTTCGGCACCGTCGCGATGACCATGGTCGGCTTCGCGCTGTTCGGCTCGGTCTACATCCTGCCGGCGTATCTCGGCCAGGCCCAGGGCTACAATGCCGAGCAGATCGGCAACGTGCTGGCCTGGACCGGCCTGCCGCAGCTGGTGCTGATCCCGCTGATCCCGAAACTGATGCAGCGCTTCGATACGCGCTACATCGCGATCACCGGCCTTCTGATCTTCGCCTATAGCTGCTTCATGAACACGGCGATGTCGCCGGACTATGCCGGCGACCAGCTCTGGATTCCGAACATCGTGCGCGCCGTGGGCCAGGCCATGGTGCTGACGCCGCTGACCTCGGTGCTGACGGGCGGCATCGCGCCGCAGGACGCGGCCGCAGCGTCCGGCATCAGCAACATGTTCCGCAATCTCGGCGGCGCGATCGGCACGGCGACGCTCGCCACCATCATCACCAAGCGCGAGCAGTTCCACTCCAACATCATCGGCCAGTCGGTCACGCTCGGCCGCGAGGAAGTCCGCGCCCGCATCGCGCAGATGACGAACTACTTCATGGCCCACGGCGTGCCCGACCCCAACGCCGCGCGCGAGCAGGCCATCATCGCGCTCGGCAAGACGGTGAAACGCCAGGCGCTGGTGATGGGCTATTCCGACGCCTTTGCCGTGATCGGCGTGGTGCTGGTGATCGCCGCGATCGCGGTGCTGCTGACCCGGCGCGTGAAGGCGGCAGGCGGACCGGCGCATTAG
- a CDS encoding tannase/feruloyl esterase family alpha/beta hydrolase, with protein sequence METMTGNGAKLYALLVVTAVALSASAASAATLAGDADTVCKGLVGGADAVKIDSATLLAPSQLAVAERGPTPSGRITPANPGYCKVLGHIDPVDPKAPPIKFQVNLPVEWNGRSLQYGGGGFNGVLITGLALPPAYPFDKPSPLARGFVTYGTDSGHESKPGEPPQLFALNDEAFENFAHRAYKRVRDAAVALMERAYGKKPEKMYFMGSSEGGREGLTMAQRYPDDFDGIFARVPVINWVGLQHAGTRSGLATMGEGWINPAQVKLVADAVRTTCDKADGSDDALVQDPVACKAAFKVETLRCAAGQSGDQCLTEAQIKAVNTLHGTFKFPFALANGLDDYPGWGVSGEDTPAIGPTGGWVAWWLGTAPPAQPPAPNNGIAWIYGAGGIQYVFARDPKLDVTTYKAEEHKARLLEVSKLMDSTDPDLSRFRARGGRLIMLEHMADYAQSPYAGIRYFESVERKLGKAETAEFARLYTAPGVDHVGSGAPANVDMLSALVDWVENGKAPGDLEVSEQKVEAPSFAVLRAMPLCRWPSWPHYKSGPVTEASSFTCAP encoded by the coding sequence ATGGAAACGATGACGGGAAACGGAGCGAAGTTGTATGCGTTGCTCGTGGTGACAGCAGTCGCGCTGAGCGCAAGCGCTGCGTCGGCGGCGACGCTGGCCGGCGATGCGGATACGGTCTGCAAGGGTCTCGTCGGCGGCGCCGATGCCGTCAAGATCGATTCCGCGACGTTGCTGGCGCCGTCGCAACTGGCCGTCGCCGAGCGCGGGCCGACACCGTCGGGGCGCATCACGCCGGCCAATCCCGGCTACTGCAAGGTGCTCGGCCATATCGATCCCGTTGACCCCAAGGCGCCGCCGATCAAATTCCAGGTCAACCTTCCCGTCGAATGGAACGGCCGCTCGCTGCAATATGGCGGCGGCGGCTTCAATGGCGTGCTGATCACCGGCCTTGCGCTGCCGCCGGCCTATCCGTTCGACAAGCCGTCGCCGCTGGCGCGCGGCTTTGTCACTTATGGCACGGACTCCGGTCACGAATCCAAACCGGGCGAGCCGCCGCAGCTTTTCGCGCTCAATGATGAGGCGTTCGAGAATTTCGCCCATCGCGCCTATAAGAGGGTGCGCGATGCTGCCGTCGCGCTGATGGAACGCGCCTACGGCAAGAAGCCGGAAAAAATGTACTTCATGGGCTCGTCCGAAGGCGGCCGCGAAGGCCTCACCATGGCGCAGCGCTATCCCGATGATTTCGACGGCATCTTCGCGCGCGTGCCCGTGATCAACTGGGTCGGCCTGCAGCATGCCGGCACGCGCTCGGGGCTCGCGACCATGGGCGAGGGCTGGATCAATCCGGCGCAGGTGAAGCTCGTGGCCGATGCGGTGCGGACGACTTGCGACAAGGCCGATGGCTCCGACGACGCGCTGGTGCAAGATCCCGTGGCGTGCAAGGCGGCGTTCAAGGTCGAGACACTGCGCTGCGCGGCTGGCCAGAGCGGCGATCAGTGCCTCACCGAGGCGCAGATCAAGGCCGTCAACACGCTGCATGGGACCTTCAAATTCCCGTTTGCGCTCGCCAACGGTCTCGATGATTATCCGGGCTGGGGCGTGTCGGGTGAGGACACGCCGGCGATCGGCCCGACCGGCGGCTGGGTCGCGTGGTGGCTCGGCACGGCGCCGCCGGCACAGCCGCCCGCGCCCAACAACGGCATTGCCTGGATCTACGGCGCCGGCGGCATTCAATATGTGTTCGCGCGTGATCCCAAACTCGATGTCACCACCTACAAGGCGGAAGAGCACAAGGCGCGACTGCTCGAAGTCTCGAAGCTGATGGATTCGACCGATCCCGACCTCAGCCGCTTCCGCGCCCGCGGCGGCCGGCTGATCATGCTCGAGCACATGGCGGACTACGCGCAGAGCCCCTATGCCGGCATCCGCTATTTCGAGAGCGTCGAGCGCAAGCTCGGCAAGGCCGAGACCGCGGAGTTCGCGCGGCTCTACACCGCGCCGGGTGTCGACCATGTCGGCTCCGGCGCGCCGGCCAATGTCGACATGTTGAGTGCGCTGGTCGACTGGGTCGAGAACGGCAAGGCGCCCGGCGATCTCGAAGTCAGCGAGCAGAAGGTGGAGGCGCCGTCGTTTGCGGTGTTGCGCGCGATGCCGCTGTGTCGCTGGCCGTCCTGGCCGCACTACAAGTCGGGGCCGGTGACTGAGGCGTCGAGTTTTACCTGCGCGCCGTGA
- a CDS encoding GntP family permease: MGLLGLLVGLGLLVLFAFRGWSVLLLAPFAALVAALFGGEPLLANLTQVFMVNAAAFLAQFFPIFLLGAVFGKLMDDSGAVTSVAGFMAQRLGERRVILAVVLAGAMVTYGGVSLFVAFFVIVPMARSLFRAAAIPRRLIPAAIVLGTSTFTMSALPGTPSIQNAIPMPFFGTTPFAAPGLGVLASLIMLGVGLWWLHRAEAKARRTGEGYGDGDAEDATERAAADELVRERATTAREFDPAELQHGHRSSAPSPIVSSLVPLIVVVAVNLLMSLVILPRLDVGYLAEPRFGNTSLAAVAGVWSVAVALAAAILATIVLNWSRLPALRQTMDAGANASVLPAFSVASLVGFGAVVASLPAFALVRDWVLAIEGGPLVSLAVATNILAALTGSASGGLTIALDALGPTYVELAARAGIDLGLMHRVAVIGSGTLDILPHNGAVVSLLAICGLTHRDSYFDIVMVGIVSSLLALVVVIALGEALGSF, translated from the coding sequence ATGGGTCTTCTCGGCCTGCTCGTCGGGCTCGGCCTGCTCGTTCTGTTCGCCTTCCGCGGCTGGAGTGTCCTGTTGCTTGCGCCGTTCGCCGCACTGGTGGCCGCGCTGTTCGGCGGCGAACCGCTGCTTGCAAATCTGACCCAGGTTTTCATGGTGAACGCGGCAGCATTTTTGGCGCAGTTCTTCCCGATCTTCCTGCTCGGTGCCGTCTTCGGCAAGCTGATGGACGATAGCGGCGCGGTTACCTCGGTCGCGGGCTTCATGGCGCAACGTCTCGGCGAGCGCCGCGTCATTCTGGCCGTCGTGCTCGCTGGTGCGATGGTGACCTATGGCGGCGTCAGCCTGTTCGTCGCGTTCTTCGTCATCGTCCCCATGGCCAGGTCGCTGTTTCGCGCCGCCGCGATCCCGCGCCGACTGATCCCGGCCGCGATCGTGCTGGGGACCTCGACCTTCACCATGTCGGCTCTGCCCGGCACGCCGTCGATCCAGAATGCGATCCCGATGCCGTTCTTCGGCACGACGCCCTTTGCCGCGCCGGGTCTCGGCGTCCTCGCGTCCCTCATCATGCTCGGCGTGGGATTGTGGTGGCTGCATCGCGCCGAAGCGAAAGCCCGCCGCACCGGGGAGGGCTATGGTGATGGGGACGCGGAGGATGCCACGGAGCGCGCTGCTGCCGACGAGCTGGTGCGCGAGCGTGCGACGACGGCGCGGGAGTTCGATCCCGCCGAGCTGCAGCACGGACATCGCAGCAGTGCACCGTCGCCGATCGTGAGCTCACTCGTGCCGCTGATCGTCGTCGTGGCCGTCAATCTCCTGATGTCGCTCGTGATTCTGCCGCGGCTCGACGTCGGCTATCTCGCGGAGCCTCGCTTCGGCAACACGTCGCTGGCAGCGGTCGCGGGGGTCTGGTCGGTCGCGGTCGCATTGGCGGCCGCGATCCTCGCGACCATCGTGCTGAACTGGTCCCGGCTGCCGGCGCTGCGGCAGACCATGGACGCCGGAGCCAATGCTTCGGTCCTTCCAGCATTCAGCGTCGCGAGCCTCGTCGGGTTCGGCGCGGTGGTCGCCTCGCTGCCGGCGTTCGCGCTCGTGCGCGACTGGGTGCTCGCGATCGAAGGCGGCCCACTGGTGTCGCTCGCGGTCGCGACCAACATCCTGGCCGCGCTGACAGGTTCGGCTTCGGGCGGCCTGACCATCGCGCTCGACGCGCTCGGCCCGACCTATGTCGAGCTCGCCGCACGCGCCGGCATCGATCTCGGGCTGATGCATCGCGTCGCGGTGATCGGCTCCGGCACGCTGGATATCCTGCCGCACAACGGCGCCGTGGTCAGCCTGCTTGCGATCTGCGGCCTGACGCATCGCGACAGCTATTTCGACATCGTGATGGTCGGCATCGTGTCGTCGCTGCTGGCGCTGGTCGTCGTCATCGCGTTGGGCGAGGCGCTGGGATCGTTCTGA
- a CDS encoding patatin-like phospholipase family protein — MERDAVLIDLALQGGGSHGAFTWGVLDRLLEEEWLSIAAISGTSAGAMNAAVLADGWTAGGAAGARAALDQYWHRVSKAAAFSPLQRSPLDRLMGRWTLDTSPAYILTDLMSRVLSPYDLNPTGYNPLRAVLAESIDFARLARSPIQLFVTATRVRTGRGRIFRNAEITADVLLASACLPTMFRAIEIDGEPYWDGGFAGNPTITPLVRESDAHDTILVQINPTETLDEPRTAAEILNRLNEISFNSPLMKELRMIALLRQAADPGSGEGARWAKMRTHRVKSDMLAKFGASSKLNAEWEFVSMLRAEGRSAAQVFLDEHGDDIGRRSTADLDVLLAEC; from the coding sequence ATGGAACGGGACGCCGTACTGATCGATCTTGCGCTTCAGGGCGGCGGTTCGCACGGCGCCTTCACCTGGGGCGTGCTCGACCGCCTGCTCGAGGAGGAGTGGCTCAGCATTGCCGCGATCTCCGGAACCTCCGCAGGCGCGATGAACGCGGCCGTGCTGGCGGACGGGTGGACAGCCGGGGGCGCCGCTGGCGCGCGTGCCGCGCTCGATCAATACTGGCACCGCGTCTCGAAGGCCGCGGCCTTCAGTCCGTTGCAGCGCTCGCCGCTGGATCGGCTGATGGGGCGCTGGACGCTCGACACCTCGCCCGCCTACATCCTGACCGACCTGATGTCGCGGGTGTTGTCCCCCTACGATCTCAATCCAACCGGTTACAATCCGCTGCGCGCGGTGTTGGCCGAAAGTATCGATTTTGCACGCCTTGCGCGCTCGCCGATTCAGCTGTTCGTCACCGCGACGCGGGTGCGCACCGGGCGCGGACGCATCTTCCGCAACGCCGAGATCACGGCCGATGTGCTGCTGGCGTCGGCGTGCCTGCCGACCATGTTTCGCGCGATCGAGATCGACGGCGAGCCCTACTGGGACGGCGGCTTCGCCGGCAACCCGACGATCACGCCGCTCGTGCGCGAGAGCGACGCGCACGACACGATTCTGGTGCAGATCAATCCGACCGAAACGCTCGATGAGCCGCGGACGGCTGCCGAGATCCTCAATCGGCTCAACGAGATTTCCTTCAACTCGCCGCTGATGAAGGAGCTGCGCATGATCGCGCTGTTGCGGCAGGCCGCCGACCCCGGCAGCGGCGAGGGCGCGCGCTGGGCGAAGATGCGGACCCACCGCGTCAAGAGCGACATGCTGGCGAAGTTCGGCGCGTCGTCCAAGCTCAACGCCGAATGGGAGTTCGTCTCGATGCTGCGCGCCGAAGGGCGCTCGGCCGCGCAAGTGTTTCTCGACGAGCATGGCGACGATATCGGCCGGCGCTCGACCGCCGATCTCGATGTCCTTCTGGCGGAGTGCTGA
- the serA gene encoding phosphoglycerate dehydrogenase, with translation MSAPGQSPERNAKALLLEGVNDSAVDLFRSAGFTNVERLTKALDGEDLRRALKGVSLLGIRSRTQITDDVLGAADQLLAVGCFSVGTNQVDLLAARKRGIPVFNAPFSNTRSVAELVIGEIVMLLRRIFPRSVSAHDGGWDKSATGSREVRGRTLGIIGYGNIGSQLSTLAEAIGMRVIYFDRTDKLRHGNTEPVERLEDLLAQSDVVSLHVPETPETAGMIGEKELRAMKPGSFLINNSRGTVVDLDALAGALRDGHLAGAAIDVFPVEPSSNSDRFKSPVQGLENVILTPHIGGSTEEAQERIGGEVARKLVDYFITGSTMGAVNFPEVQLHLRPAGARFSHVHRNVPGMLRRLNEVFLQRDINIVAQYLETAGDLGYVVLDADLGGQDSAALLQQIRALEGTVGARLVFEH, from the coding sequence ATGTCAGCCCCAGGCCAAAGCCCCGAGCGGAACGCGAAGGCGCTGTTGCTCGAAGGCGTCAATGACAGCGCCGTGGACCTGTTCAGGAGCGCGGGCTTCACCAATGTCGAGCGGCTGACCAAGGCGCTGGACGGCGAGGACCTGCGGCGCGCGCTCAAGGGGGTGTCGCTGCTCGGCATCCGCTCGCGCACCCAGATCACCGACGACGTGCTTGGGGCTGCCGACCAGCTGCTCGCGGTCGGCTGCTTCAGCGTCGGCACCAACCAGGTCGATCTCTTGGCGGCGCGCAAGCGCGGCATTCCCGTGTTCAATGCGCCGTTCTCCAACACGCGCAGCGTCGCCGAGCTCGTGATCGGCGAGATCGTGATGCTGTTGCGGCGGATTTTTCCGCGCTCGGTCTCGGCCCATGACGGCGGCTGGGACAAGTCGGCGACCGGCAGCCGCGAGGTGCGCGGCCGCACTCTTGGCATCATCGGCTACGGCAATATCGGCTCGCAGCTCTCGACGCTGGCCGAAGCCATCGGCATGCGCGTGATCTATTTCGATCGCACCGACAAGCTCCGTCACGGCAACACCGAGCCGGTCGAGAGACTGGAAGATCTGCTGGCGCAGAGCGACGTCGTCAGCCTGCACGTCCCGGAGACGCCGGAGACCGCGGGCATGATCGGCGAGAAGGAGCTGCGGGCGATGAAGCCGGGCTCGTTCCTGATCAACAACAGCCGCGGCACCGTGGTCGATCTCGATGCGCTGGCTGGCGCCTTGCGCGACGGTCATCTCGCGGGAGCGGCCATCGACGTGTTTCCGGTCGAGCCGTCGTCGAACTCCGATCGCTTCAAGAGCCCGGTGCAGGGCCTCGAGAACGTCATCCTCACCCCGCATATCGGCGGCTCGACCGAGGAGGCGCAGGAGCGCATCGGCGGCGAGGTCGCGCGCAAGCTGGTCGACTATTTCATCACGGGGTCGACCATGGGCGCGGTGAATTTCCCGGAGGTGCAACTGCATCTGCGGCCCGCTGGCGCGCGCTTCAGCCACGTCCATCGCAACGTGCCGGGCATGCTGCGGCGCCTGAACGAGGTCTTCCTCCAGCGCGATATCAACATCGTCGCGCAATATCTGGAGACCGCCGGCGACCTCGGCTACGTCGTGCTCGATGCCGACCTCGGCGGCCAGGATTCCGCGGCGCTGCTGCAGCAGATCCGGGCCCTCGAAGGCACGGTCGGCGCGCGGCTGGTGTTCGAGCACTAG
- a CDS encoding rhodanese-like domain-containing protein: MKLPTVTPADIRRALLLREEIALLDLRYEAGFATGHPLFAANMAADRIAIEAEVRLPRKDVAIVLYDDGEGLVATGAERLAALGYTNVSALDGGLKAWRAAGYEVFEDVNSYSKAFGELVEARRHTPSFSADEVAKLIADKANIAILDVRRFDEYATMNIPGSVSVPGAELVLRAGQAAPDPETTIIVNCAGRTRSIIGTQSLINAGVPNKVRALRNGTIGWTLARHTLNHGADRRGAIGPFEGGPANARDVAYRAGVRTIGASEMAALVAQTDRTLYRFDVRDAEEYAAGHLPGFRHYPGGQLVQETDMAAPVRGARILLADDKGVRADMTASWLAQMGWEAYVLEGGYDAALEIGPPRVLPKPDPAHRYRRPYEGTDVAERAMQAYLDWEYGLVEQLRLDGTHGFYVI, encoded by the coding sequence ATGAAGCTCCCGACCGTCACCCCTGCCGACATCCGCCGCGCGCTGCTGCTGCGCGAGGAGATCGCGCTGCTTGATCTCAGATACGAGGCCGGCTTTGCCACGGGCCATCCGCTGTTTGCCGCCAACATGGCCGCGGACCGGATCGCGATCGAGGCCGAGGTGAGGCTGCCGCGCAAGGACGTGGCGATCGTGCTCTATGATGACGGCGAGGGGCTGGTTGCTACGGGTGCCGAGCGGCTGGCGGCGCTCGGCTACACCAACGTCAGCGCGCTCGATGGCGGCCTGAAAGCCTGGCGCGCGGCGGGCTATGAGGTGTTCGAGGACGTCAATTCCTACTCCAAGGCCTTTGGCGAGCTGGTCGAGGCACGCCGCCATACGCCGTCGTTCAGTGCCGACGAGGTGGCAAAACTCATCGCGGACAAGGCCAACATCGCCATCCTCGATGTCCGCCGCTTCGACGAATACGCGACCATGAACATTCCGGGCTCGGTCAGCGTGCCCGGGGCGGAGCTGGTGCTGCGGGCAGGGCAGGCCGCGCCCGATCCTGAAACGACTATCATCGTCAACTGCGCCGGCCGCACGCGCTCGATCATCGGCACCCAGTCGCTGATCAATGCCGGCGTGCCCAACAAGGTGCGGGCGCTGCGCAACGGTACCATCGGCTGGACGCTGGCACGGCACACGCTCAATCACGGCGCCGACCGGCGCGGTGCGATCGGGCCGTTCGAGGGCGGTCCGGCCAATGCACGCGACGTCGCCTATCGCGCCGGCGTTCGCACGATCGGCGCGAGCGAGATGGCTGCGCTTGTCGCGCAGACGGATCGTACGCTCTACCGCTTCGACGTGCGCGATGCGGAGGAATATGCCGCCGGCCATCTGCCGGGCTTCCGCCATTATCCGGGCGGTCAGCTCGTCCAGGAGACCGACATGGCCGCGCCGGTGCGCGGTGCGCGCATCCTCCTGGCCGACGACAAGGGCGTGCGCGCCGACATGACGGCATCCTGGCTCGCGCAGATGGGCTGGGAGGCCTATGTGCTCGAAGGCGGCTATGACGCTGCGCTCGAGATCGGCCCGCCGCGCGTGCTGCCCAAGCCCGACCCTGCCCACCGGTATCGCCGTCCCTATGAAGGCACCGATGTCGCCGAGCGTGCGATGCAGGCCTATCTCGACTGGGAGTATGGCCTGGTCGAGCAGCTCCGCCTTGACGGTACGCACGGGTTTTATGTGATTTGA
- a CDS encoding PepSY domain-containing protein, whose protein sequence is MRRTGHHIKRVLFEVHSIAGLVLALLLALIALTGAIMSFEDEIADHLNAGMMQVAPRQTPALMPDELVARLKATQDVGKVAAVRLSSDPAAAVHVRFGRDEQGGRPASLYVDPYDASVLGSPRGEEFFATVRRLHRWLLIPGDAKGWGRQITGVAALGLIVMLISGLVLRWPRRASSVKMWLKPNLGLGGRGLHRSLHAVIGTWVLPVYLVMTLTGLWYSFDWYKDGVVWLLSRPQVAAAKMQPKAPRAAGRAEPAQPIGFDQAWTTFQHEEGGRFSRALLTLPASPGTVLRIRSWGKDSTLDTTRDEFRVDGVTGQVVSAERYADKTFGEKIIANVLDIHRGAFLGWPGKLAFMIAAALMPLFAVTGVLLYLSRRKLRRPAPPLGRLVPGE, encoded by the coding sequence ATGCGTAGGACGGGGCACCACATCAAGCGCGTACTATTCGAGGTCCATTCCATCGCGGGCCTCGTGCTTGCGCTGCTGCTTGCCCTGATCGCGCTGACCGGCGCGATCATGAGCTTTGAGGACGAAATCGCCGATCACCTCAACGCCGGCATGATGCAAGTCGCGCCGCGGCAGACGCCGGCGCTGATGCCGGACGAGCTGGTCGCCCGGCTGAAGGCGACGCAGGACGTCGGCAAGGTTGCGGCCGTGAGGTTGTCGAGCGATCCGGCGGCGGCCGTACATGTCCGGTTCGGCCGCGACGAGCAGGGAGGGCGGCCCGCCTCGCTCTATGTCGACCCCTACGACGCAAGCGTGCTGGGTTCGCCGCGCGGCGAGGAATTTTTCGCGACCGTGCGCCGGCTGCATCGCTGGCTGCTGATCCCCGGCGACGCCAAGGGCTGGGGACGTCAGATCACCGGCGTGGCTGCGCTCGGCCTGATCGTCATGCTCATCTCGGGCCTGGTGCTGCGCTGGCCGCGCCGCGCCAGCAGCGTCAAGATGTGGCTGAAACCCAATCTCGGGCTCGGTGGTCGCGGCCTGCACCGGTCGCTGCATGCCGTCATCGGCACCTGGGTCCTTCCGGTCTATCTGGTGATGACGCTGACGGGGCTGTGGTACTCGTTCGACTGGTACAAGGATGGCGTCGTCTGGCTGCTGTCGCGCCCGCAGGTCGCCGCCGCAAAAATGCAGCCGAAGGCGCCGCGCGCGGCTGGCCGTGCGGAGCCGGCTCAGCCGATCGGATTCGATCAGGCATGGACGACATTCCAGCACGAGGAGGGCGGTCGCTTCTCCAGGGCGTTGCTGACGCTGCCGGCCAGCCCGGGCACGGTGCTGCGGATCCGGTCGTGGGGCAAGGATTCGACGCTCGACACCACGCGCGACGAATTCCGCGTCGACGGCGTCACCGGTCAGGTGGTCTCTGCGGAACGCTATGCCGACAAGACGTTCGGCGAGAAGATCATCGCCAACGTGCTCGACATCCACCGCGGTGCGTTCCTGGGCTGGCCCGGCAAGCTCGCCTTCATGATCGCCGCAGCGCTAATGCCGCTGTTCGCGGTCACCGGCGTTTTGCTTTATCTGTCGCGCCGCAAGCTGCGGCGCCCGGCGCCGCCGCTCGGGCGGCTCGTTCCGGGCGAGTGA